Genomic DNA from Clostridium sp. BJN0013:
TAAATCCCTCTAAGGGCGAATTTAAATTTATAACCATGTCTAATGCAGAATTAGGTTTAAATTTCATTTCCGTATAATCAAATTTTAACATCTTCTTAGGTATTTCAACCTTATTTACACTACATAATATAATTTCTATAGTTCGTATATATTCATCTAAAGATTCCTTTTTCCCTTTATCAGAACTGTAGTATTCTGCTTTTGCAAAACTTATAACTATATCTGTATCATAAGTATAGTTTTCAGAAATTTTATTTACTATTTTATCCGCATATTCATTTATTCTTTCCTTTGAATTTAAAGCTTCATATAATATATGCTGTGTATTTTTCTCTAATTTTTCCTCACCTACATTTTTAAAATCCAATTCAAATATTTTAGAATCCAAAGTTCCCGTAAGCACTTTCTTGAAATTATTTAAATAAAGTTCTCTCTTTTCCACTTCCATCATTTCAAAATATTCCAGTTCTCCTGTTATTATTTCTCCAATATCCTTTTTTAAATAAACACTATAAATTTCTTTAATCTTAAGCATATAACTTCCTAACTTAAATTCTTTTCTTATGTCTGATAAATCTTTTTTATTCATAAACTATCTCCCCACTCTACTTAAATAAAATAATATCTATTTTAACCTTTGTATTTTTATACATATTTTACTATATAACAATTTATTTTACCAATACATTTTATCATAATATTACATTAAAAATACAATATAATAAACATTATTGTAAAGAATTACTATAGTCCAAACATAGAATTTTTGGTACAATATACATACACTAGATAAAATTTTATATATTAATACAAAATTTAAGGAGAATAATACTATGTTTTGTTATAATTGTAAAATGGAGGTATCTGATAACGCTATTTTTTGTGAAAAATGCGGTGCTAAATTAAAAAAAGAAGATTCTATAGGAAATTCAGACAGTGATACCATTCAAGTTTATAAAATTAATCAAATTTTAAAAAATACCGTAGAAAAGGACCAAGTAAAAACTTTAACCCCTGCTAAAACTACTTTGAAAAAAACTGACTCTAAAAATGGTAATAAAACATATACCAAATTTTCTTTTTATAAAAACCGAAATATAATGATTCCTCTTGTATCAACAATACTTACGATATTTATAACTATAGGTTATTATCTCTATGAAATAACTGTTTCAAAGAATACAGAAAAAAATAGAGTAAATGCCGAAAATATGGCTCTTCAAGGTAATATATCAGAAGCCTATGCCAAAGTAGACAAAGCTTTGAGTTTACGCCCAAATAATAAGACTTTACAGGCAGATAAAAAAATTTTACAAGATGGTGAAAATGTAAATTTACATATAAGTATAGTGGACAACTATATTAAAAAGAAAAACTACATACAAGCTTTTAATGAATTAGATAAAGCTAACGATTTAATATATAATAAACAGGGAGCTTTTTACTCTCTATTAAACAAAACTATAGAAAATAAAAGAATGGCTGTAACTGTAATTCAAATAAAAAGTGAGATGAATAATAAAAGCAGTATAGACGATTTGGCAAATCTGCTTACTAAAATATCAAATTACACTATAGAAGAAGCAAAAGATACTGCAAAAGAACTGAGAAATAGAATAAGTAGTGTAGCTTATGATACTGCAAATGAATATCTTAAAAAAAATAATTTTACTTCTGCTCTTGATACCGTAAACAAGGGAATAACCTATAATCCAAAAGATGAAAAATTACTTAATTTTAAAGAAACCATAGTGGCTAAAAAAAATTCCTTTGAAAAAGCTGAGCAAAATAGAATCCAACAAGCACTGACTTCAGCTGCTACGGAAGATAAAAATAATAAAACCAATGCCGTAGAAGTAACTTCTACCTCTAACAATATAAATAAGTATGGTGATTTTGTTATCAAAGGAACTGTTAAAAATATAGCTACCAGACCTATAAGTTCCATAAAAATATACTACAACATATTTGATTCAAATAACAAAAATCTTGGCAGCGGTTCTACTTATGTATACCCT
This window encodes:
- a CDS encoding DUF4317 domain-containing protein — its product is MNKKDLSDIRKEFKLGSYMLKIKEIYSVYLKKDIGEIITGELEYFEMMEVEKRELYLNNFKKVLTGTLDSKIFELDFKNVGEEKLEKNTQHILYEALNSKERINEYADKIVNKISENYTYDTDIVISFAKAEYYSSDKGKKESLDEYIRTIEIILCSVNKVEIPKKMLKFDYTEMKFKPNSALDMVINLNSPLEGFMFPSFTFQYVDVNKIIYYSSKSKNINNIFVEEILECNIKPTALEEKENFNVILGTALGGKIKPDIVQDIYERINEKFESQKEEELILDINEVTRVLEESGVENTGVVKSAFEEVCGGDYEFKVRNVMPDFKSKSIKIENENTNITISPKDLSAVKQVVNKFGKKCLLIELKEDMIIDGFNLETEKIEEYI
- a CDS encoding FxLYD domain-containing protein, translating into MFCYNCKMEVSDNAIFCEKCGAKLKKEDSIGNSDSDTIQVYKINQILKNTVEKDQVKTLTPAKTTLKKTDSKNGNKTYTKFSFYKNRNIMIPLVSTILTIFITIGYYLYEITVSKNTEKNRVNAENMALQGNISEAYAKVDKALSLRPNNKTLQADKKILQDGENVNLHISIVDNYIKKKNYIQAFNELDKANDLIYNKQGAFYSLLNKTIENKRMAVTVIQIKSEMNNKSSIDDLANLLTKISNYTIEEAKDTAKELRNRISSVAYDTANEYLKKNNFTSALDTVNKGITYNPKDEKLLNFKETIVAKKNSFEKAEQNRIQQALTSAATEDKNNKTNAVEVTSTSNNINKYGDFVIKGTVKNIATRPISSIKIYYNIFDSNNKNLGSGSTYVYPNYLDIGATGKFENTEYDMLKGHHIKITNIAWFLQ